The Setaria viridis chromosome 9, Setaria_viridis_v4.0, whole genome shotgun sequence sequence ACAGGAGGACCTCCAAGCAGACCAGCAAGGTCAAGACCCTCCTTGAGCTCGCCTTGTCGCGCCTCACCGTTGCTAGCCGTCCCCGTCTTGCTCGCAAGTCAATTTCTCGCAGCGATGTCGCCCAGCTCCTCGCCCTCGGCCATCTCGACCGTGCTCTCCACCGTGTATGTTCAAGTCTATGAGACCTAACGTCACATGTATTGAAGCCCCCCATACTCTTCAAACCAGACTTAGCCATGCTTGCATCTCTCCCCGTGCAGGCAGAGCAGGTCATGGAGGAGGACAACATGCTGGAGGCGTTCAATATCATAGAGCTATACTGCAATCGCCTCATTGAGCATGCTAAGCAATTAGACAAGCCCCAGTGCGTATCTTCTCTACACCCTAACATCTGAGCTGATCTTGTTATCGTGTTTTCTTCTATTGTTTCCCATAGCTTTTATGGTTCATGATGACTAAATTTGGTGTGTAGTGAGTGTGGTGAGGACATTCGGGAGGCAGCCGCTGGGATCATGTTTGCAGCCGGGTGGTGTGGCGACCTGCCAGAGCTGCTGTTTGCACGCACTGTCCTGGCAAATAAGTTTGGAGGTGACTTCGCTACAATGGCAAAGGAGGGCAGTGGCGTCGTCAACCCCATGGTAACTAGAACAAGATCTTTTCATTTATGCCCACATCCCATTGATTTGGAACTGGAAACAGAGATAGCTGGAGCTTACATGGTTGGTTTGTGCTGGCCTTGCAGTTAGTCTGGAAGTTGTCtggcaacaaaagaaacatggAGCATAAGAAAAAGGTGGTGAAAGAGATTGCTGCTGAGAACAATATCCAGGTGGACTTTTCTGAATTCCCAGAAGTGGTTGAGCAGAATGGCAGAGACAACGCTCCACATCAAAACAAGCTCAGCCACGAAGCTATATACCAAATGGACATGGATGAAAGTTCAGAATCAGACTCTGATCATTCTGCCTCACATAATGAGGATCCATGTGATATTTCCACCTCTGATGGATCAAACGACGGGCAGCTGGAACAAAAGAAGGTGACAGCTTGCACAAGAAGATGAACTTTCCAAGCATCCAGCTCAGATGCAACAATCTGGGATGAGGCAATGCCATGTTTAGCTTCCAAATGTACCAAGCTACGGCCTACGGGTGTGCACGTGTTAAATGTGTAAACTACAAAGCAACTAACAATGTCCAATTAACTAAGTCAGCAAgaccttccatttcttcatGAACAGCAAGCCAATAGCCACCACCAGTTATATAATGTACATGAGACCACCCCTTCATTATTCTCCAATCCATCAAGTCTATAAAGACAAGGGTCATCTCACTACACATAATGTACACACCACCTAATCCAGGTTCTTGACTATAGTGCCTGGGATAATATGTGAAAGACATCCAACTCATGTGGCATTTTGTGCTTTGAAAATTCTTTGTGAATATATATTTGTAAATTTAATTTCTTGTGATGGAAATGTACTGGATGGCTGATATGAGACTGTTACAAAGAACACTGAGAGGTTCTCATGCACTGAAAAAATCACAAGTGCCACTAAAACATGAACAGTGAGTCCATGAAACAACAATCTGATGAGATTAATACAGATTGGTATAATATGTTTTAGAATCAAAGTTAGCAAGAAGGAAAGGAAGCAGAGAGACAGAGACTAAAAATAGAACCAGCAAAACGCGTAAGCACCAGGGAGGACAGGTCACCATGGCATGCTTCTGTGCAGGACACAATAAGGCACATCAGCATGTCACCAGATCTGCAGAGGCTGAGAGACATGAAAGCTGCCATTGCCAAGCAGCCCAAGACTCCTGATAGTTGCTGCTTCAAGAAACTAAGGAAGCATGATTCACCAGCAACCAAGAGACATCTACTTGGTACATTGACACATAAACATGTGTTGCTTCATTCAGCCAATCACCACATTGACTAatgccaggagcccaggactcTAAAATAAGGGAGTTGCTACATATAATCTAGTCTGACAAAAGACATAAGCTATCTAGTCTGGTTTGGTATTGTAACTGAGTCAGTATGTCAGTGGGGAATTTCACCAAACAGCTGATGAGCACTGAGATTGACCCCACTCCAATGTTGTCAATTCGACACCGTGCTAACACTAGTCGCGTCCAAAGTGCAAGCAAGGAACCACAGCCAAATCCTGCGCTGGTGCAAGAGTACAACAAACACAATTGACAATCCCCTGAAGCAGATTGCTTTGCAGACAATAGAATGCCAAACATAAGAGATCATGGCAGTAGAATTTAGTAATTTATTGCACAGAAAACAGCTATATCATGATAATCATCTAGAAAACGTGATAACAGAGCAGTTCTAGTTGCAGCATCACAGAAAAGGCACGAATCCGGAAAGGGGAAACGACGAGGAAGAAAAGGGCGCAGCAcacctctctccctctttcCATCACTGCACCTTCAACTCCATCACGCTCTTGGCCTTGGGGGCGTAGAGCGAGTACACCACCGCCTGCCGCCTCGCGACCTCGAGCTGCTTCTTCCCCTccgcgaacgccgccgccgcggccggcgggtcGGCGAGGGCGCGGTTATCGCGGAAGGcgtccgcggcgcggcggcgcgtgtACTCCCGGATGTTGTAGTCGGAGAACTGCTTCGCGGTGCGGAGGAGGGACCGGAAGAGGGACAGCACCTCTGCCCTCGTcggggccgccaccgccgccatacTTGCGTGCCGAAAGCTCTCGAGACAGCGAGAACCAGAGGGCAGAGGCGGAGTTCTGTATGTTTTGCGCATTCGTCCTTGTCGAGAAGTTTTATTTAGCAAGAAGCCCTTGTCGAGACTGGTGCGCGCCGTCTAACCCAAGATGGGCCTGACACCAGAGTAATAAAAGGGCTAATATCTGGAGGCCTCCGTCTGCTTGGTTTGAGCTTGGGCCCTTTTACAAAAGGGCCGGTTTGGGCTACGTTGTAGAGGCCTCGGCCTTCTAACCATTCCCCTGTCGCGTGGGAAAGCGAGaagacgacggtggcggcggctgcgctgCGGCGTTTCTCCCTCACCTTCGACAACGTTCGTGTCGGCGCCGGCCGCAAAAAAGGATCATCCACCGCGAGGGGCTATGACGGCTGCCGGGTTATCAGACGAGGTGAGGCGGTGAGCGCATCGTATCTCTTCCTCCCCCTGTCGTATCCGTTTCTTGGGCTTGGTAGACGATGAGCTTGGTGCGGAGTTAGTTCACCGAGTTGTTTCCGCTACCGCTACCGCTACCTGTAGGTGACGCAATCGGTGTTCGAACACACGGAGGGAGCAATGGGTTCGGTCTCGGACTCGCAGGCGAATGGAAACCaccagccggcgccggcgccggcagagGCGGAGCAAGCCGTTGAGGAAGGCGATGCCAGCGAGACGATGGAAGGCGTCGCCTCCATCGCCTTGCTGCCTTCTGGCGCCATCTCCGGCCATTTCATCCGCCTCCCTGATTCCATCTGCTTCGGCCTCCAAGGCACCCGTAAGCCTCTATCCCCATTCCCCTTACATCTGTTGTTGGTTCCTTCCAAATTTCACTCTTTGAGAGCTATATTGTTATGCTGTTTTCATTTCTATCTAAAATCACCAaagcctttttttttatcagagCACAGGATAAATATCAGTGGCATATCATAAGAGGGTTTATAATCTGTCGAaattatgttttcttttttggtgcACTGTTCTGAGCAATACCAGACTGATATTTACGCTGTTACAGAAATTCAGTATTGCAAGATAAATTGTTTATAATATGGCATAACATGCCACATTTAGAACTGCTGTTTTGTGCTACGGAAATTTTTTAGATGACTCCCGTTCAAAAACAAAGTTAGATTAGTCAATTCGATTTTTGGTAGAATATGGTGGGTAGCTTGGATGAGACAGTGAGATAATTGCTCTTAATTATACCAATGGatttgtgttggttggattggaaCTATTTGTTCTGTATTAGTTCACCATCTGTGTCTTTACTGTTTGCTAGATGAAACAGAAGATAAGTTTGATGTTACATTGTCATCCGGACATATAGCtaatttgttgtttttctttcttttgttctaTTATGTAAGCAATATCTTGTGAGAGGGAATGTAGCCGAGGAGAGGATTACCGCCTTATAAAGCTCACCATCATTGATTTTAAGGTGGGACATGTCTTATGTACTTGCTCCTTCAAGCATTTCTTGTACTAATTAACTACATTTTGTTTTAAGAAACCACCCATTTTAATATTTGGCCAATCTCAGTTGATGTAAAAAGGCCATAAGCCTAGTTATATTTTCTcatgaaaagataaaatgaaaGGACAGATGACTTGCCCTTTCTTGAAAGAGAAGAATGGGGGACTTGAACCCATACCTCAACAACAGTGATTTTTGTGCTCTAGAATAGCACTAGGTTAAATGTGTGCCCTCTCATGAAACTGTAAAGTCTGGACAGAGCCAGAAGCCCAGAAGAGGTTATCTTTTCTCATGAAACTATGTGGCTTCTGTGATAGAGATTATTTTTTCTAATGAAACTGTGCATTTTTGTGATAGAGGTTAACTTTTTCCTGAATGATATGATGTTTGTGTGGTTGAGGTTGGCTTTTCTCATAAATCTGTTATGATCGTATGctagagcaagagagagaaggtGCTTGTGGTGGAATGCAGAGGCCATGATGCTGCTCGATTACAAAACATCGACCATTTGCATGGGTAAGTCTTGCTCTGATGTATGGATTTCATTAGAGTTCACAGCTCATTTGGTGATATTGAAATTACCTTTTGTCAAAACAATGCCAAGTGGTGTTTTTGTTGCTCACGTGAGGATTTGCATGGAGAATCTATATGGTTTCTTGCCATGGATTCTCATCTTATTTTTTGGACTTTATAGGAACATGGCAACTTTCTGGGAGGTGCCATATTAATAACAGTTGCAATGCATTATGTGTTGAGCAAGTTCTTTTGTAGTGTCTTCAAGCTGGGGTTATCAAGGGCATGTTTTATGAGACATTCAGTCTTCAGAGTAACCTAACCTTGAAAAGGATGTATGTTGGATTGTTGCTAAGTCTCTAATAGACACTTACTTGAGCTCTAGTATCCAACTCGCAAAAAAGATTTACTGTAAACTCTGCACATTGGTGGTGGTGCATCCGGTCTGTTAGCATTGGTTCATGAGATCCCAAGTGTTACCATCTCTTGTTCTTGATGGCAGCGAGGTATGAAGTAGAACTCGATGCTAACTGTCCAGAATCAGGATGCACCACTAGCAATGAGAGTTCATTAATCATTACTATGCAACTTGGTGTGAAGGAGGTCAGGCATGGGTGTATTAAAGACTTACCAATGTACAGCCTTTTATAAACTAGATTTGCTTGATAACTCCAGTGCGTACACTTAAAGTACTCTATGTCACATTTTAGGGATTTTTATTTTATCATTTCATTCCCATGTGCTATTCAAGCTGCAAAAAGAGCTATGACTGAAAGAAAGATCAGCCTTTATTTTACTAGTGCAAAGTTGTGCTACTTCTATAACACTTGCGTAGTCTGTAACCCCTTGATGTTGATCAGTAGATGGTGCAGTGTCTACATACCAGGAGTCATTTACAGGCAACAAGGTTCCTTCTACATTGTGCCACATCAATCAAACATTAAAACAAGCTTCAGCTGTATGGCGGACAAATGCTTTAAGTCCTTTATTGAGTTACTGCACTTGAATTTGATAAACTCAAGCCCTGATTTTCTTTCTTCTAGGGTCTAACTTGGAAATTTGTGAGGTTTTAAATAGAAAGACCCTCCAAACATGTCCTTTTGTAGAAGATAAAAATGGTTTTCTTTTTACAATTTCAAATGTTTGCATAGTGGTTCCTTAATAAAATTACAGTGCTAGCTGCTAGCTCTGATGCTCTATGCTAGTAATCTCGCCCAGTTCTCTAGCATAATGTTGCTATGTGCCGATTTAACTTTTTAGATGCATTTTGCTAAGGCCGATGCTCCTCGTGCTGTGATTGAGTCCTCACTGCTACCAAAATATCTAGCTGTATGCGTGTTTTACTAGAATGATATCAGTTTTTCCTAATGCAAATAATACTGTGCAGGTGGGAAGATGACATTGTTGGTTTGGTTGAAAAGGAACATGGGAATCAGAAAGTCTTGCTCTCTTTCGAATGTGAGACGCTGAAGGCTGATAAAGACGCGGAGGATCATATTATCAAATATATGCCAAACCTACGTGGACTGGATGCAGTTGGTAAGCATTACAAATAGAATTTTTTCATAAATAGCAAACAACGTTGATCATGAATACCAGTAATTCAACATAGATGTGGCATGCATGTGCGAAATCTGTTGGATGAGCAGAATTAGTTAGCATGGGCATGGCCAATTTGTAATTGTGCACCAAGTGCCACACAGTGCGCCTCACCTTCTCAATAGCACAAGAGTTTTACTGCTCGTGTGGGCACACTCTTAATGCATAGTGTTAACTCATTCATTCTTCCTCGCACTGCAGTAAATATAGGAAAAATGTGCATCACCGGCATCAATCTCAATGAGGACGATGAACCAAGAGGAGATAACTGAGAGCAGACACTTTGCCAGGGCGACCGGTGTTCACTGTTCCCCCTCAGGCCCTCCCTGTGTTGCTTTTCAGAGTCACTGGTAAACTACTAGGCACTGGTTAACCATCAAACGTTCACACTGCACTAACGCCATCACGCGGCGTTGTCCGCTGCTGCATCCTGTGCAAATCCCAAGGACTGTACCCTTTGGTTTGgttgcttctgctgctgctgctcgggcTGGGCGCATTTTTTGTCCCTGGCGCTACTGTTTGTCACGCTTTGTACGTAGGCCTTTTACCATCTGCTTGTCTGTTTACGAGCGTGGCGCCCTGATTCTTCACTCCTGTTGCGACCGTGAGGAGTGAGGAGTAAGGACTCGTCGCGTTTTCACTGAAGAGGGCTCCGGGCTCGTCTGAGTCGCACATGGCTTTGTATGGGACAGCAGGTACTGTAACGAATCTGTTAGTATCAGTCACTGTCCTTTCGCCATCGCGTTGCAGTCTCCCATGAGGCCATGAGCAGTGACGATGGGTCGATCCGGGTTGTTCGATTGGTGTTCCAGCGGCTCAGATCAGGCCAGGAAGCGTCTCTGACGGAGCAGGTTGGCTGGTCGCCTGGTCCAACGGACGGAGCGGGTTTTTGCCTTTTGGTCATGAACTCATCATGCTCATGATCGGGGGAGTTGCACGCACATTTGTGATGAAATCATGTGAGAATCCTAGATTGATCATTACCCGAAGAGACCACACAGACACAGGGATACTCGTACAGCGACAGGTGAGCAGAGGAAAAAGTGTGGCGTCCAGGGCCCACGCCCAGGAGCAGATGCGGGTCCCGCGAGAGAGTGCATGCCCATATGCCCCCACAGCTCTGCTCTTCCGTTCTTCGTCAGGACGTGCTTCCCACTCCGCCCGCACGAAAATGTCCTCCCGGTTTAGCCCCCCGATATGCCGCCACGTGTCTCGCGTTCCAGATCCAACGGCCCCGGTCGCTTGACCCCGTCCGCGCGCCCGCATCTCGCTCGTCAGCTCGTGCGGGGAGAACGCGAGGCGGATCGGACCGTTGCTCTGACACGTCGGGCCCCGGAGGCCGCGGACCCAGGGCGCAGCGAGGCGGGTCGTTTGGCTATGTTATTTTCCGCTGGCCCCGTGCCACGGGAGGAATTTCCCCGGAGAAAGTGCGGGCGAGAGGGACGAGCCCGGGCGGCGAGAGAAAATAGAGCGTGGGGACCGGAGCGGCAGcgaaggagggggaggggatcgaCGGAGGCGCGAGaacggaagagagagaggaggaggtggcgcgcgcgccggcgtggGATTTCGGGTCGCGTCGAGGCCGCAGGTGAGCCGCAttgcccgcctccgcctccacctctgtTCTTCGATCGGTGCGTGCTGTGCATTTCCGGGGGTGGCATGCGGAATCCTTCGCAGTTTGGGGGGATCGAGGCGGAGACGAGGCAATGCTGTTGTCGCGCGTTCATCTGGGTTCTGCAATCTGCATGCTGCGCGGGGTGCACTCGTTTTGGGGGGCACGCGCTTGTGCCTTCTCCGCGGGTGCTGCATCCGAGAGACGGTAGCTCATTGCGCCGCTTCGATGATTTACTAAGTTAATTGATCTCGGGTGCAGTGCATGCGGATTCTTTCGGGTGTAGCTGCGGACTCGATCCATGGTATTTTTTCGTTACCTGTCGAAATGACAAGATTTCACCGTGTAAATTCTGGGTCTATATTTTGGTGCAAAATTTCCTGGAGTAATTGGGTTACCTACCCGTTCGAGATTTCAAGCGGAGGTTGCTATTGATGGGTATGGGTGGCAGTTTTTGGGAGCTCTCGACACAACCGTACGGTCATTTAGGAAACGTGCTTTGAGGCCGTGCAACTTGGAATTCTCTGCTCCGAAGCAAAATATTTTTAGCTCACTTTCATTCAGATTGTTGAGGGAGGCGAGACATAGAAATGCTTGTGAGCCAAACGTTGCTTCAAAGTACTGCAGTTTGGACAATTATGCAGTTTATTTGTGCATATAAGAATCATTTAGAACATTAATGTTTTTTTCTCACCCAAACTACTACTATGAAgccaagttcttttttttttgcgggctTCACGATGTTGAACTCCAATTTTATCAGTCTATCATTTTAGGATAGCTTTCATTCCAAAAAAAACTATATACTGTTACTTTAATGAGATAACAAGACCGCAAGAGCCCCCATATCTTGTTAAATTTACTTCTCTTTGTGACTATTCTTGTGCTATATAATGCTCAGGTCCAACTAATGGCTTAAAAACTTAAGCTGATACTTATTGTGGATGCTGAATTCGACTCAGTTAATCAGAAGCTGACCCATGACAAACTAAATAAGCTTTCATGCTTCAGTTTCCTCTGGTAAGTGGTAACCTCCCTATTCCGGTGGAAAACTAGCTTTCAGTTCATAAGATCACATCACATCTGCTCTTGCTATAGCTGATAGTTTATGCATTGATATGATATTACACACCCATAGGATTGGTAGGTCAAGAATTGGGACAACTGGTATTTAGTGCACATATTTTCAACCATTGAATATGTTCAGAACTTAGCTAACATTGTTGTTACACAAGTTTTTTCAATCTGAACATAAGGAATCGGGGTGTTCAGATTTTACAGAACTAGTTTGAATTTAAAATAATTCATAAGGATCTGGACTCAAATCCCCCAATCCAAACATGCTTTCCTATTGGGACCTGGTAATATGGCTGTGTCAGTTTCTTTGTTTCTATTATTCTTGCAGAGAACAAATCTCATGAAATCATCACTAGTAACACAGTAAGCTGCATATTTTATTGTCGGAGAACATCAACTCATCAGAAATCATCGTGAGGTCTTCATAAGTCAGCCACCTAGAGCAGACAATGTCAGCTTCGGAGTTGAAGATTTCTCACCAGCAAGTAAGAGGGGCATATGTTTCACTTACATTCTTAATTCGTCTATCTTCACTATGTTTCTGATCATGTTAATTCATCTATGTGAAGTTTTTATTGGACCTCACCATTTCATGATTCAGCCACTTTAGTGAAGTTCAGTTGATTTGTGTTTCACTTAAAAAATACTGGATCATGTAATATTTGTTTATAAAGTGAGACGATAGAATTCAGTTTGGTTGATCAATGGGGTAAAATGGGCTATTCATATAATTTCTTGTTGTACTGGAATGATGCTAATGTTCTTTCTGAAAGACtctccatattttttttgttaacaGTACTTACACATATAACTGCTTATGTAAAAGCTCATATTTTTCCTTATTTCAATTAACATTAAGTTCCAAAAGGTATTGCATCATTTGATTGTTGTATTTTCTAAGTATTCACCCTTCTCTGTTTCATACTCTGACTGGTATCATCTTCACAGCCCACTGAGAATATCAGCCAGGTTAAGACCTGCCGTTGTGGGGCAGGAGACTCTAACTTTCAGACCACTAATAAATCTGAAGCTGGTGAAAATTCGCCAACCACTTGTCCAAACTGTCAGGTTTGTTGGATTTTCTTCCATCTAAAAAAATGTTGTTTTTTTCATGAAGCTGTACTTATTAGTACATAAAGAAAAGATGCAAAGGGCATTCTACTAATGACCTTTTCAATGTTCTAATATTTCGTTGGGCAAGTGACACAATTCATCACTTCAGAATTATTTTTTCATGAAGCTGTGCTTGGTAGTACATAAAGAAAAGATGCAATGGGCACTCTACTAATGACCTTTTTAATGTTCTAGTATTTCCTAGAGCAAGTGACACAATGCATCACTTTAACTTCAGATTTACTGTTCCTAAGTCTCAGTTGCACTTCAACAAGCATGAATTCAGATCAAGTTGTGGCAAAAAGATTAGTGTTATAAAAAATTTTCACAATCGATTCCACATATTCTTTTACTGCAGGTTCTTAAGAGTGGAAATTTACTGCTCTCATCTAaaggtatttttttttcctgctgaTACTATGCATAAATTCTGTTTTAGCATGGCTAGATTAACTTGTGGTAAGGTTTTCATATGCCTATGCCATAGGAATATTATCCATCAAATGAGCTAGATTGGACCAAAATAACGTTCTACCTTCTCAATTTATCAAGCACAGAAGACAGAAAAAACATGTATCTTGAAGTCAGAGCAATAATCACAATGTCTTATGTGGATAAGAGTATTTATCATGCAAATTTCGGAACGACAGCAAACTATATTGTAATTTGTTTTGTTATATAGCCATGATTTTTATTGAGAGGATATCAACCTGCAGGGTGGATCATATATGAAGATTAGGTAATCATTTTGAGTGGCAATCTAAGTTAGAGCAGACCATGGTACAATCTACTTGCTCCAAAAGGCATGGCCAAAAATGTATAATATCTGTTTATAATTCCTATAAGATCATATGCTTTAAAATTTCGGTGCTGGGGCAAACAAGCTTTGGTGAAGTCTCAAGTGTCGGACTGTCGGTGTTGTGGTGTGCATGTGTCGTCTTTGGTCTTTTGTGCTATTTATATTCTCTTCTTAGTGAAATGATGTGCAGTCCTCTTGCATATTCGGGAAAAATGCGGAACGCCTATGGGATAATTGCTCGATATTGTTACTGAGCCAAACATAGTTCAATAacaattttccttctttttagcGGGAAGGTTATCTTTGCAGTTTAATTAGGCGGACCAGATTATTTCTTCTTGAATCTGATCCTTTTTAATCTGGAAACTTTTGTAGAAGCTTGGTTGCTCCATTCTGTCATTTTTGCATTTGACGAATTATGTTTTAACATGAACTTTTATATATTTATGGCTACACTATGCTTCTCATTTCCTTAATTTTGATAACTTACAGGGATTGGCTGGACAGTATGGAAAAAGCGCTGGTTTATCCTTACAAGGACATCATTAGTGTTCTTCAGGAGTGATCCTGTAAGATATATTGCTATAATTCCTTCTATAGTGTTCCATTTTCTTCAAGTTATAGTCTAATACTGTTTTGTAGAGCTATGTACTTTGTTGTGTCTCTTTGCTTCAGTCACAATGCTGTGAATAATTTAAATTATTGTTTGGAGTAGAATAAATTTCCTTGTAATAAAGCACACTCCAAGGTAAAGTGTATTCAGAAAGAAGACATTAGGTGATGAGATACCTTTATCCTGTGAGGTTAGACTCCTTGCTATCTGTACTATATGATCAATGGTTCAACTATATCATCAATTGGATCGTAGGGCTAGGATACCAGCTAAGTAAGCTACAAATCTGGCTTTCCCTTGTCATATATGGATCCCCCATGCTGATCAGATCTCATTTCATGTCTTCTGTTCTATTGTTTTATTAGCTTTATGAAATGTGATATAATTTCCAAAATTCATTTTGAGGAAGAGTAAGCATATGAATCCAACTCTTAGAAACTACACCTAAGTTTCGAATAAGAAGTTTGTGTAGCTTATTATCTCCATCTACTTGCTTAGATTAAGTCAGAGCATTATTAAGATTCTCACTAGAGTACCCGAGCTCTCATCAAGTAAAGCTATATCTAAGACAAGTTATATCCACTTATAGCACTGCAACAGCTAAACTACAAACTAGCATCCTGATTTGATCTAGGTAATTATATCATTATTCACTAATCAGTATACCTAATATTGTACAAAAAACTGAATGAACCTGTAAGTGGTACTATAGTCTGATATTAAACTGTGATAGAAAACAAAATGTTAACACTACTAATGGCTACCCGTTTAACCATTTCAAGAGGTAAACATGATTGCAGCCACATGTACAACTGTTGAAGCATAGTTCTTTTTGGCTTGTTGGTGAAATTATCTATGGATTTGTCTTAGTAATTTATTCAAACTGAAATGATAGGTTATGCACAAACATGGCAATTACCCCCAATTTTTCTGCTTAACTTGCAGAATGCTCCCCCTCCCAGAGGCAGTGAACCAATTGTTACACTTGGTGGAATTGACTTGAATAACACTGCAAGGTGTGAATTTAGATGTTTTTTTGTTGAAGTATAAAGCTCCTTCAATAATATCTTATAAGCTTATAATCTTGAGCAATGTTTCAGTATGATTGtcaaagaagaaaggaaaactaTAACAGTGGTCTTTCCTGATGGTCGTGATGGACGCACTTTCACCCTTAAGGTCAGTTGTGTACCGCATTCAATTTCTTGGTTGCTGTTATGGTGCTTCAAATGGGAGGGTTGGCATTTGGGAGCGTGCAATGATGTTATCACTGCAGTGACTAGTGGGGCAACAGGTGCTGCAGTGGGATTGAAATTGCAGTGCTGGCTGTGACTGGGGGCCGGGTGTGCAACAACAGTTAATATGACTTATGGTATTTAACGGTACAGTCTTTTATCAAACAGGCAGAAACTACAGAAGACCTAAATGAGTGGAGAAGTGCATTAGAGAATGCTCTGGCTCAGGCACCCAGTGTTGCGAATACAGCTGGGCAGCATCCAGTAACCACCACTGACATAACAGAACCTGCTGAAGCTGCTGTTGAACAATGTAAGCCATGTTTACTCTTATCAGAAGTTGCATGTATTAGTCTCTTGTATTTATTTATAGGTCATACTTTCTATACCAAAAGGAATCCAGCTTTT is a genomic window containing:
- the LOC117836350 gene encoding uncharacterized protein, with translation MRKTYRTPPLPSGSRCLESFRHASMAAVAAPTRAEVLSLFRSLLRTAKQFSDYNIREYTRRRAADAFRDNRALADPPAAAAAFAEGKKQLEVARRQAVVYSLYAPKAKSVMELKVQ
- the LOC117836469 gene encoding uncharacterized protein, giving the protein MTAAGLSDEVTQSVFEHTEGAMGSVSDSQANGNHQPAPAPAEAEQAVEEGDASETMEGVASIALLPSGAISGHFIRLPDSICFGLQGTPISCERECSRGEDYRLIKLTIIDFKSKREKVLVVECRGHDAARLQNIDHLHGWEDDIVGLVEKEHGNQKVLLSFECETLKADKDAEDHIIKYMPNLRGLDAVVNIGKMCITGINLNEDDEPRGDN
- the LOC117836348 gene encoding uncharacterized protein, which gives rise to MGFIHRRTSKQTSKVKTLLELALSRLTVASRPRLARKSISRSDVAQLLALGHLDRALHRAEQVMEEDNMLEAFNIIELYCNRLIEHAKQLDKPHECGEDIREAAAGIMFAAGWCGDLPELLFARTVLANKFGGDFATMAKEGSGVVNPMLVWKLSGNKRNMEHKKKVVKEIAAENNIQVDFSEFPEVVEQNGRDNAPHQNKLSHEAIYQMDMDESSESDSDHSASHNEDPCDISTSDGSNDGQLEQKKVTACTRR